Proteins from one Mycolicibacter virginiensis genomic window:
- a CDS encoding DedA family protein gives MSTTAVAMPGLLDPMYWLGAGGIFHGAVLPAILVVVFIETGLLFPLLPGESLLFTGGLLAAKGLAPDIWILAPAVAVVAVLGDQCGYFIGRRIGPALFKKEDSRFFKKHYVTESHAFFEKYGPWAIILARFAPFVRTFVPVVAGVSYMRYPVYLAFDIVGGILWGAGVTTLGYFLGNVPFVHENLEKIILVILFVSMIPAFIATAKAYRSRRGGAATSDVDSALTAQKSE, from the coding sequence ATGAGCACCACCGCGGTCGCGATGCCGGGCCTGCTGGACCCGATGTATTGGCTGGGTGCCGGGGGCATCTTCCACGGCGCCGTACTGCCGGCCATCCTGGTGGTGGTCTTCATCGAGACCGGCCTGCTGTTCCCCCTGCTTCCGGGTGAATCACTGCTGTTCACCGGCGGTCTGCTGGCCGCCAAGGGGCTGGCTCCCGACATCTGGATATTGGCGCCCGCGGTCGCTGTCGTGGCCGTGCTGGGCGATCAGTGCGGCTACTTCATCGGTCGGCGGATCGGGCCGGCGCTGTTCAAGAAGGAAGATTCCCGCTTCTTCAAGAAGCACTACGTCACCGAGTCGCACGCGTTCTTCGAGAAGTACGGGCCGTGGGCGATCATCCTGGCCCGGTTCGCGCCGTTCGTCCGGACGTTCGTGCCGGTGGTCGCGGGGGTGTCCTACATGCGCTACCCGGTGTACCTGGCATTCGACATCGTCGGCGGCATTTTGTGGGGCGCCGGGGTGACGACGCTGGGCTACTTCCTGGGCAACGTGCCATTCGTCCACGAAAACCTGGAAAAGATCATCCTGGTGATCCTGTTCGTGTCGATGATCCCGGCGTTCATCGCCACGGCGAAGGCCTACCGCAGCCGCCGCGGCGGCGCGGCGACTTCCGACGTTGACTCTGCGCTCACGGCGCAAAAGTCCGAGTAG